A region from the Polyangiaceae bacterium genome encodes:
- a CDS encoding sodium:proton antiporter, with protein sequence MKKIVTSSAALLSLLAPQISSANEGGSELGHHLPLWSVIPFVLLLLCIAVLPLVAGHWWDENKNKGIVAAATGILPAAYFAYRAPETLLHTGIEYFSFLTLLFSLFVISGGIYISGDIRATPKVNTLFLLMGAVLANFVGTTGAAMLLIRPVLRTNGERRNVRHIPVFFIFVVANVGGCLLPIGDPPLFLGFLKGVPFFWTLSLFLPWAMAIGLILTVFYIWDSIAYSGEAEKDIQRDIAAVEPIRIHGKRSIPLLLGVVVSVAALPSVHLPAHHFWAYIPFRELAMLTLTAIALKVAPLKGPSKEEDGSKLNPRVANGFSFHAIIEVAVLFAGIFAAMIPALMILQARGGELPVREPWQFFFASGSLSSFLDNAPTYLTFLSLAQGQGYSGAGAVVGVNPAILEGLSLGSVFMGAMTYIGNAPNFMVKSISDSAGVKCPSFGGYFVLALVVLLPVFIAVNVVFLGLRPF encoded by the coding sequence ATGAAGAAGATCGTCACCTCGAGTGCAGCGTTGCTCTCGTTGCTCGCCCCCCAGATCTCCAGCGCCAACGAAGGCGGCAGCGAGCTCGGGCACCATCTTCCGCTGTGGAGCGTGATCCCCTTCGTTCTACTGCTGCTCTGCATCGCCGTCCTGCCGCTGGTCGCCGGGCATTGGTGGGACGAGAACAAGAACAAGGGCATCGTCGCCGCTGCAACGGGCATCCTTCCCGCCGCGTACTTCGCGTACCGCGCGCCGGAAACGCTGCTCCATACGGGAATCGAGTACTTCTCGTTCCTGACGCTGTTGTTCAGCTTGTTCGTGATCAGCGGCGGCATCTACATCTCCGGCGACATCCGCGCCACGCCCAAGGTGAACACGCTGTTCTTGCTGATGGGCGCGGTGCTCGCGAACTTCGTGGGCACCACCGGGGCCGCCATGCTGCTCATCCGCCCGGTGCTCCGCACCAACGGCGAGCGCAGGAACGTGCGCCACATACCGGTGTTCTTCATCTTCGTGGTGGCCAACGTCGGCGGCTGCCTGTTGCCTATCGGCGACCCGCCGTTGTTCCTCGGCTTCTTGAAGGGCGTGCCGTTCTTCTGGACCTTGTCCCTGTTCTTGCCGTGGGCCATGGCCATCGGCCTGATCCTGACGGTGTTCTACATCTGGGACTCGATCGCGTACTCGGGCGAGGCCGAGAAGGACATCCAACGAGACATCGCGGCGGTGGAACCGATCCGCATCCACGGCAAGCGCAGCATCCCGCTGCTGCTCGGCGTGGTCGTCTCCGTCGCCGCTCTGCCGTCGGTGCACCTGCCGGCCCACCACTTCTGGGCCTACATCCCGTTCCGCGAGCTCGCGATGCTGACCCTCACCGCCATCGCGCTGAAGGTCGCCCCGCTGAAGGGTCCGAGCAAGGAAGAGGACGGCTCCAAGCTGAACCCACGCGTCGCCAATGGCTTCTCGTTTCACGCCATCATCGAGGTGGCAGTGCTGTTCGCCGGCATCTTCGCCGCGATGATTCCGGCGCTGATGATCCTGCAGGCGCGCGGTGGGGAGCTGCCGGTGCGCGAGCCGTGGCAGTTCTTCTTCGCCTCCGGCTCGCTGTCGAGCTTCCTGGACAACGCCCCCACGTACCTCACCTTCCTGTCCTTGGCTCAGGGCCAGGGCTACTCCGGAGCCGGGGCCGTGGTCGGGGTGAACCCCGCCATCCTCGAGGGGCTGTCTCTCGGCTCGGTGTTCATGGGAGCGATGACCTACATCGGCAACGCTCCGAACTTCATGGTCAAGAGCATCTCCGACTCGGCGGGCGTGAAGTGCCCGAGCTTCGGCGGCTACTTCGTGCTGGCGCTGGTCGTGCTGTTGCCGGTGTTCATCGCGGTCAACGTGGTGTTCTTGGGCCTGCGCCCGTTCTGA
- a CDS encoding hemerythrin domain-containing protein, giving the protein MAEDTRAGVLDEHRRITNVLQRIEQWVVDPKTGAGWTGELGGMLEELQGLLKEHFGGEAEAKLFEQTIASAPHLTAQLTKLAKEHSQILAAFRAAFEQAQTLDAAKEQEVRGLQRKVQLALATLRRHESEENEIIMRAYWEDMGGGD; this is encoded by the coding sequence ATGGCCGAAGATACCCGTGCTGGCGTTCTCGACGAGCATCGTCGGATCACCAACGTCCTCCAGCGTATCGAGCAGTGGGTGGTCGATCCGAAGACCGGCGCGGGCTGGACGGGGGAGCTCGGCGGCATGCTCGAGGAGCTGCAAGGCTTGCTCAAGGAGCACTTTGGGGGTGAGGCCGAGGCCAAGCTGTTCGAGCAGACCATCGCGTCCGCTCCACACCTCACGGCGCAGCTCACCAAGCTCGCCAAGGAGCACTCCCAGATCCTCGCGGCGTTCCGCGCAGCCTTCGAGCAGGCGCAGACTCTGGACGCCGCCAAGGAGCAAGAAGTGCGCGGTCTGCAGCGCAAGGTCCAGCTCGCCCTCGCGACGCTCCGGCGTCACGAGTCGGAAGAGAACGAGATCATCATGCGCGCCTACTGGGAAGACATGGGAGGCGGCGACTGA
- a CDS encoding 2-oxoacid:acceptor oxidoreductase subunit alpha has product MTTTAAGHTEPQNQAPPRKTAAEVKVVDQHVVEIVCDSGEGAQTAGQLFGTISAKMGNGVWTVEIIPAEIEPPHRSRSGASGNRIRLGGSEITNMGDEADVVIAFNEQVLYSRIDLGALRPGTIIFLENKWAQDPQESIRQEYADALADFRERGYVVREVAMETECLKVVADARRGKNMWALGLLCALYGQDVERVLDEVTRKFKKKGEKVIAANIALVKGGYEWADQNLDVRYQVPPRQTSQELVVMNGNQAAALGILAAGIELCSMYPITPATSVTHYLAAAMHKTGGFIHQAEDEIAAIGFAIGASYAGKTSVTVTSGPGLALKTEFIGLAVMAEVPLVIVNVQRGGPSTGLPTRVEQGDLLAALYGETGDAPKIVMAPSTIPECFHFVITARKLAEAFRGPVIVLTDANLATGQQPFPRPVVQEEWLAPPIDQSDWDKDVPAYAWDPETGASARPIPGQRGGEYVLTGLAHDERSKVAYESAINQRSMEMRSRKLAVLQQSLKPPKVYGDQEGDLLVVNWGSARGAVEEAVDRVRADGKKVGSVTLRFLQPLEPGLEEIFKKFKKVMTVEINYSDETTMPYITHENRRYSQLAWYLRARTLVDIDCWSRVPGIPLPPGMIEAELRRRLSNGAH; this is encoded by the coding sequence ATGACCACCACAGCCGCCGGTCACACCGAGCCGCAAAATCAGGCCCCCCCCAGGAAAACCGCCGCCGAGGTGAAGGTCGTGGACCAACACGTCGTCGAGATCGTGTGTGATTCCGGGGAGGGCGCCCAGACCGCGGGTCAGCTGTTCGGAACCATCAGCGCAAAAATGGGCAACGGCGTGTGGACGGTGGAGATCATCCCCGCCGAAATCGAGCCGCCCCATCGTTCTCGGTCCGGCGCCAGCGGTAACCGCATCCGCCTCGGCGGCTCCGAGATCACGAACATGGGTGACGAGGCCGACGTCGTCATCGCGTTCAACGAGCAGGTGCTCTACAGCCGCATCGACCTCGGCGCGCTCCGCCCCGGCACCATCATCTTCCTCGAGAACAAGTGGGCGCAGGATCCGCAGGAATCCATCCGCCAGGAGTATGCGGATGCCCTCGCCGACTTCCGGGAGCGCGGCTACGTCGTGCGCGAGGTCGCGATGGAGACCGAGTGTCTGAAGGTCGTGGCCGACGCCCGCCGCGGCAAGAACATGTGGGCGCTCGGCCTGCTCTGCGCGCTGTACGGGCAGGACGTGGAGCGGGTCCTCGACGAGGTCACCCGCAAGTTCAAGAAGAAGGGCGAGAAGGTCATCGCCGCCAATATTGCGCTGGTGAAGGGTGGCTACGAATGGGCGGACCAGAACCTGGACGTCCGCTACCAGGTGCCCCCCCGCCAGACCAGCCAAGAGCTGGTGGTCATGAACGGTAACCAGGCGGCAGCGCTCGGGATTCTGGCGGCCGGCATCGAGCTCTGCTCGATGTACCCGATCACCCCGGCGACCAGCGTGACCCACTACCTGGCGGCGGCCATGCACAAGACCGGTGGCTTCATCCACCAGGCCGAGGACGAAATTGCTGCGATCGGATTTGCCATCGGCGCATCTTATGCGGGCAAGACGAGCGTCACGGTGACTTCCGGTCCGGGCCTTGCCCTGAAGACCGAGTTCATCGGGCTCGCGGTGATGGCCGAGGTCCCGCTCGTGATCGTCAACGTCCAGCGCGGTGGCCCCTCGACGGGTCTGCCGACCCGGGTCGAGCAAGGCGACCTGCTGGCGGCCCTGTACGGCGAGACGGGAGACGCTCCCAAGATCGTGATGGCGCCCAGCACCATTCCCGAGTGTTTCCATTTCGTCATCACGGCGCGGAAGCTCGCGGAAGCGTTCCGCGGCCCGGTGATCGTGCTGACGGACGCGAACTTGGCGACGGGCCAACAGCCCTTCCCCCGCCCGGTGGTGCAAGAGGAGTGGCTCGCGCCCCCCATCGACCAGTCGGACTGGGACAAGGACGTGCCGGCCTACGCTTGGGATCCGGAAACGGGTGCCTCGGCGCGGCCCATCCCTGGTCAGCGCGGCGGTGAGTACGTGCTCACGGGTCTGGCGCACGACGAGCGCAGCAAGGTGGCGTACGAGTCGGCCATCAACCAGCGCTCGATGGAGATGCGCAGCCGCAAGCTCGCCGTGCTGCAGCAGAGCCTGAAGCCACCGAAGGTGTACGGCGATCAAGAAGGCGACCTGCTCGTCGTGAACTGGGGCTCGGCCCGCGGCGCAGTGGAGGAAGCGGTCGATCGCGTGCGCGCCGACGGTAAGAAGGTCGGCTCCGTGACGCTGCGCTTCTTGCAGCCCCTCGAGCCCGGGCTCGAGGAGATCTTCAAGAAGTTCAAGAAAGTGATGACGGTGGAGATCAACTACAGCGACGAGACCACCATGCCGTACATCACGCACGAGAATCGGCGCTACTCGCAGCTCGCTTGGTACCTGCGAGCTCGAACGTTGGTCGACATCGACTGTTGGTCGCGCGTTCCCGGCATCCCGCTGCCGCCAGGAATGATCGAGGCGGAGCTGCGGCGGCGACTTTCAAACGGCGCGCACTGA
- a CDS encoding 2-oxoglutarate oxidoreductase has translation MYGLKLDWVCELPPRHFVLEDYEGATPRWCPGCGDHAVLTAVQKLVRDEQLPPEKIAMVSGIGCSSRFPHYMKTYGFHGLHGRALPVACGVRSRRPDLHVFVSTGDGDCCAIGTGHWIHAIRYNMKMTVMMFDNNIYGLTKMQTSPTTREGWASNTHPGGAPLSPLNPLSVILGITNASFLAQTVDWNPAHVMATLKMAYHHEGLSFVRILQRCPHYMDHVWDEVQDDPSKLLLLEHENGIPLDPSLKRLFPNSTTHDPSNLSAARDFASDDNAIPIGLLYRNDAAQRYDLMSAQGIGTPPEMRMKAVQAEIDRFQI, from the coding sequence ATGTACGGCCTGAAGCTCGATTGGGTTTGTGAGCTGCCTCCGCGACACTTCGTCCTGGAGGACTACGAAGGTGCGACTCCGCGCTGGTGTCCGGGTTGCGGCGATCACGCCGTGCTCACGGCGGTGCAGAAGCTGGTTCGTGACGAGCAGTTGCCACCCGAGAAGATTGCGATGGTGAGCGGTATCGGCTGCTCCAGTCGCTTCCCGCACTACATGAAGACCTACGGTTTCCACGGTCTGCACGGTCGTGCGCTGCCGGTGGCCTGTGGCGTGCGCTCACGGCGTCCGGACTTGCACGTGTTCGTGTCGACGGGCGACGGCGACTGCTGTGCCATCGGTACCGGTCACTGGATCCACGCCATTCGCTACAACATGAAGATGACCGTGATGATGTTCGATAACAACATCTACGGTCTCACCAAGATGCAGACTTCGCCCACCACCCGCGAGGGGTGGGCGTCGAACACGCATCCCGGCGGCGCGCCGCTCAGCCCGCTCAATCCACTGAGTGTGATCCTGGGCATCACCAACGCGTCGTTCTTGGCGCAGACGGTCGACTGGAACCCCGCTCACGTGATGGCCACGCTGAAGATGGCCTACCATCACGAGGGCCTTTCCTTCGTGCGCATCCTGCAGCGTTGCCCGCACTACATGGATCACGTGTGGGACGAAGTTCAGGACGATCCTTCGAAGCTCTTGCTGCTCGAGCACGAAAACGGCATTCCCCTCGACCCGAGCCTCAAACGTCTGTTCCCGAACTCCACGACGCACGACCCGTCGAATCTCTCCGCGGCGCGCGACTTCGCCAGCGACGACAACGCGATCCCGATCGGCCTGCTGTATCGGAATGACGCTGCTCAGCGCTACGACCTGATGTCCGCCCAAGGCATCGGGACTCCTCCCGAAATGCGGATGAAGGCCGTCCAGGCCGAAATCGATCGCTTCCAAATCTGA
- a CDS encoding ferredoxin — MAESGGSPEKGYRVSDGVAVIEATERAIVGAGAVASAAEAEGLALSGHRAARLLSGTVPTAVPAAAWVLHKSGAPGWFGAFTLSAVDGQEAADHCLIAQLAAAMSGQAGQCVVGTELSERPWLWQPLTAQAIDKALAGATAGNDAIASVLSSAFARVSEATGRRHSPIAGYRLDDAEIVLLAHGSEREHGVRIVDALRRQGVAAGLLGVVQLRPLPHADITAVLSGKKRVLLLSESAELADGQALERVAAELSAVQQALGLEQRTDTDPAAKSLVVGVAPAGPRAHELLHAAAERLGGLAPLAVWNAGSPRVAALGLGSRVPLTSGAPLDLAFLAHPSLLDGRLGLRENAAVVVAAEAAAPEDVWHMLSPGQRALVGDKKLSLFWFDPRSSLSSPSASWDSLVAVVLEGLSPLLSRLGLSWRSVGKARLVRIDPRAADARRPSEVSFAPPRELPLLPKPDKSARPEWQSALRRFHATGEGAAGAAALLPLAPAAATSLVRTEASSYPLLVVDGEPTTISPLEDVIRSALGALEDAPTIVPDHVRRLVNVFTQVVDGAAVLGDVIDTAFAEFEAQLSLSEKALKALRRDLRELRPALPAEARILTLGDRAHVEMYAAVVLPARRRLRAELIADARRLRQHLLDMLAVDASHSADAHSPEQVQKSLGEMDFLDTAALTRALGKRPGPKRMPEDRRRRIQKSVDDMARFLATADDTPELLMVSPRAFDLSVSGAKVVVHDDPLGVAAGLFEGLAQQVTAALVAVRVARLEVEARYNAELHDPVLAELDWRRLDAEELLLIPPVLAVETAENVWHSSQRSLSEILTSGRPIHVIVEEDFGVGSARNPAGLGYLLVAHHEAFVAQTSLARPAHFTECLRSMAKASRPAVTVVAPSPGDGPMPAWLRLAAAHEGRVLPCFRFDPEAGLSFAESFDIEANVAPEQTWPLHTIDAMDEKGERQSIEESFTFAHAAALELEYRKQFWLIPTEAWNDEQIPLAEYVDTLLHAETPKVPFVWITDEQGNLARAIVTRDLTLQSHERMRLWRTFAELGGVRNAHAERAAEAARAAAQAEGAAEREELEAAHGAEVERVRNETATEALERLAQALMNPGALSLAQGAAAAPAPRPAPTAAEPEPAAEAAAPEPAAPPVEEEEESVSFSDPFIDTPLCTTCNECTNLNPQMFKYNADKQAFLADAKAGTFLQLVTAAEKCPASCIHPGEPRKDDSTVTEELVARAQRFN, encoded by the coding sequence GTGGCAGAGTCCGGGGGCTCCCCGGAGAAGGGTTATCGTGTCTCGGACGGCGTCGCCGTGATCGAGGCCACGGAGCGCGCCATCGTGGGCGCGGGCGCCGTGGCCTCGGCGGCGGAAGCCGAGGGGCTCGCGCTGTCCGGACACCGGGCGGCGCGTTTGCTTTCGGGGACGGTTCCCACTGCGGTTCCGGCTGCCGCCTGGGTGCTGCACAAGAGTGGCGCGCCGGGCTGGTTCGGTGCGTTCACGCTCTCCGCGGTGGACGGCCAAGAGGCCGCGGACCACTGCTTGATCGCCCAGCTCGCTGCAGCGATGAGCGGGCAAGCCGGGCAGTGCGTGGTGGGCACGGAGCTGTCCGAACGCCCTTGGCTGTGGCAGCCGCTCACCGCCCAGGCGATCGACAAAGCGCTTGCCGGCGCAACTGCCGGCAACGACGCCATCGCGTCGGTGCTGTCCAGCGCTTTCGCTCGCGTGAGCGAGGCGACGGGACGGCGCCACTCGCCGATCGCAGGGTATCGCCTGGACGACGCGGAGATCGTGCTCCTGGCGCACGGCTCCGAGCGCGAGCACGGCGTTCGCATCGTGGACGCGTTGCGCCGCCAAGGCGTGGCGGCCGGGCTCCTGGGCGTGGTGCAGCTGCGCCCGTTGCCGCATGCCGACATTACCGCGGTGCTTTCGGGGAAGAAGCGCGTGTTGCTCCTTTCCGAGAGCGCCGAGCTGGCCGACGGCCAGGCGCTGGAGCGCGTTGCGGCGGAGCTTTCTGCGGTGCAGCAGGCGCTGGGTCTCGAGCAAAGAACCGACACCGATCCTGCGGCCAAGAGCCTGGTAGTGGGCGTCGCGCCCGCCGGGCCTCGCGCCCACGAGCTCTTGCACGCTGCGGCGGAGCGCTTGGGAGGATTGGCGCCGCTCGCTGTCTGGAATGCCGGCTCCCCGCGGGTGGCAGCGCTGGGCCTGGGCTCCCGCGTGCCGTTGACCAGCGGCGCGCCCCTCGACCTCGCGTTCTTGGCGCATCCCTCGCTCTTGGATGGGCGCCTCGGTTTGCGGGAGAACGCCGCCGTCGTGGTGGCCGCGGAAGCCGCGGCGCCGGAGGACGTGTGGCACATGCTGTCGCCCGGCCAGCGCGCGCTGGTCGGCGACAAGAAGCTGTCGCTCTTCTGGTTCGATCCGCGTTCGTCGTTGTCGTCTCCCAGCGCTTCTTGGGATTCGCTGGTCGCGGTGGTGTTGGAAGGGCTGTCGCCCCTGCTTTCGCGCTTGGGCCTCAGCTGGCGCAGCGTGGGCAAGGCGCGCTTGGTCCGCATCGATCCGCGAGCGGCGGATGCCAGACGCCCGAGCGAGGTGAGCTTCGCGCCGCCGCGGGAGCTGCCGCTGTTGCCCAAGCCGGACAAGTCCGCGAGGCCCGAGTGGCAGAGCGCGCTCCGCCGCTTCCACGCCACGGGGGAAGGCGCCGCGGGAGCTGCCGCGCTGTTGCCGTTGGCTCCGGCCGCAGCCACCTCGCTGGTGCGGACGGAAGCCAGCAGCTACCCGCTCCTGGTCGTCGACGGAGAGCCCACCACCATCTCGCCTCTCGAGGACGTGATTCGCTCGGCGCTGGGCGCCCTGGAAGACGCGCCCACCATCGTGCCGGATCACGTGCGCCGCCTGGTGAACGTGTTCACTCAGGTGGTGGACGGCGCGGCGGTGCTGGGAGACGTCATCGACACCGCCTTCGCGGAGTTCGAGGCGCAGCTGTCTCTCAGCGAAAAGGCGCTCAAGGCACTGCGACGCGATCTGCGAGAGCTGCGCCCCGCGCTGCCCGCGGAGGCTCGCATCCTCACGTTGGGAGATCGCGCCCACGTCGAGATGTACGCCGCGGTGGTGTTGCCTGCGCGGCGGCGCCTCCGCGCGGAGCTGATCGCCGACGCACGCCGTCTGCGCCAGCACCTGCTCGACATGCTGGCGGTGGACGCCAGCCACTCCGCGGACGCCCACTCTCCCGAGCAGGTCCAGAAGAGCCTGGGAGAGATGGACTTCCTGGACACGGCGGCCCTGACTCGTGCTCTCGGCAAGCGCCCGGGCCCCAAGCGCATGCCGGAGGATCGGCGTCGCCGCATCCAGAAGTCCGTCGACGACATGGCGCGCTTCTTGGCGACCGCCGACGACACGCCGGAGCTCTTGATGGTCTCGCCGCGTGCCTTCGATCTGTCCGTATCCGGCGCCAAGGTCGTGGTGCACGACGATCCCCTCGGCGTCGCCGCGGGCCTCTTCGAAGGGCTGGCTCAGCAGGTGACCGCAGCGTTGGTCGCCGTGCGGGTGGCACGCTTGGAGGTAGAAGCGCGCTACAACGCCGAGCTACACGATCCGGTGCTGGCGGAGCTCGATTGGCGCCGACTGGATGCCGAGGAGCTGCTGCTCATTCCACCGGTGTTGGCGGTAGAGACGGCAGAGAACGTGTGGCATTCGTCGCAACGCTCGCTCTCCGAGATCCTCACCAGCGGACGCCCCATCCACGTGATTGTGGAGGAGGATTTTGGGGTTGGCTCGGCGCGAAACCCGGCCGGGCTCGGCTATCTCTTGGTGGCCCACCACGAAGCGTTCGTGGCCCAGACGTCCCTGGCACGTCCGGCGCACTTCACGGAGTGCTTGCGCTCGATGGCGAAGGCGTCGCGCCCAGCGGTGACAGTCGTGGCACCGAGCCCCGGAGACGGCCCCATGCCGGCATGGCTCCGTCTCGCCGCGGCTCACGAGGGTCGCGTGCTGCCGTGCTTCCGCTTCGATCCGGAGGCAGGGCTGTCCTTTGCGGAGAGCTTCGACATCGAGGCCAACGTGGCTCCGGAACAGACCTGGCCGCTGCATACCATCGATGCAATGGACGAAAAGGGTGAGCGCCAGAGCATCGAGGAGAGCTTCACCTTCGCCCACGCGGCGGCCCTGGAGCTCGAGTACCGCAAGCAATTCTGGCTGATCCCGACGGAAGCGTGGAACGACGAGCAAATCCCGCTCGCAGAGTACGTGGACACGCTGCTCCACGCGGAGACGCCCAAGGTGCCCTTCGTGTGGATCACGGACGAGCAGGGCAACCTCGCTCGCGCCATCGTGACCCGCGACCTCACCCTGCAGAGCCACGAGCGCATGCGCCTGTGGCGGACCTTTGCGGAGCTGGGCGGCGTGCGCAACGCGCACGCCGAGCGCGCGGCAGAAGCGGCCCGAGCCGCGGCCCAAGCCGAAGGCGCTGCGGAGCGAGAAGAGCTCGAAGCCGCCCATGGCGCGGAAGTGGAGCGTGTTCGCAACGAGACGGCGACGGAAGCCCTGGAACGCCTGGCCCAAGCGCTGATGAACCCCGGCGCCCTGAGCCTGGCTCAGGGTGCGGCGGCCGCCCCGGCGCCGCGGCCGGCGCCCACTGCGGCGGAGCCCGAGCCGGCGGCAGAAGCCGCTGCCCCGGAGCCCGCCGCGCCTCCGGTGGAGGAAGAAGAAGAGAGCGTCTCTTTCTCCGATCCCTTCATCGACACGCCGCTATGCACCACCTGCAACGAGTGCACGAACCTGAATCCGCAGATGTTCAAGTACAACGCCGACAAGCAGGCGTTCTTGGCGGACGCGAAGGCGGGTACGTTCCTGCAGTTGGTGACGGCGGCGGAGAAGTGCCCTGCTTCGTGCATTCACCCCGGTGAGCCCCGAAAGGACGACTCCACCGTGACAGAAGAACTGGTCGCCCGAGCCCAGCGCTTCAACTGA
- a CDS encoding RnfABCDGE type electron transport complex subunit B, translating to MFGVALTFGVILAIANRKLRVEEDPRIDDVEGMLPGSNCGACGQPGCRAFAEQVVAGSQQPSGCTVSSPEGITAIASYLGVEAGERDKRVARLHCAGGKSSVRRLADYDGIRSCRAAFVVNGGGRACAWGCLGLADCEKSCTFDAIAMNDEDLPVVDVDLCTACGDCVDACPLDLFTIEPLRNEVVVQCNSPLAGPAATAACTVACDACGRCALDAPDGAIVMKGGLPSIVQPVKVDVSCTLRCPTGAIQAVPGNQFQRRKLKVVA from the coding sequence ATGTTCGGCGTCGCTTTGACGTTCGGCGTGATCCTCGCGATCGCGAATCGTAAGTTGCGCGTCGAGGAGGACCCTCGCATCGACGACGTGGAAGGGATGCTGCCGGGCTCCAACTGCGGCGCGTGCGGCCAGCCGGGCTGCCGGGCGTTCGCCGAACAGGTGGTGGCCGGCAGCCAGCAACCCAGCGGCTGCACCGTGAGCAGCCCCGAGGGCATCACGGCCATCGCCTCCTACCTGGGCGTGGAGGCGGGCGAGCGCGACAAGCGCGTCGCCCGCCTGCACTGCGCCGGGGGCAAGTCTTCGGTCCGCCGTCTCGCGGACTACGATGGCATTCGTTCCTGCCGGGCCGCCTTCGTGGTGAACGGCGGTGGCCGGGCCTGCGCTTGGGGCTGCTTGGGGCTCGCGGACTGCGAGAAATCTTGCACCTTCGACGCCATCGCCATGAACGACGAAGACCTTCCCGTCGTGGACGTGGACCTGTGCACGGCGTGCGGCGATTGCGTGGACGCGTGCCCGTTGGATCTCTTCACTATCGAGCCGCTGAGGAACGAGGTCGTGGTTCAGTGCAACAGCCCACTCGCCGGACCGGCGGCTACGGCGGCATGCACCGTGGCCTGTGACGCATGCGGGCGCTGTGCGTTGGACGCTCCGGACGGCGCCATCGTGATGAAGGGTGGGCTTCCGAGCATCGTGCAGCCCGTGAAGGTGGACGTGAGCTGCACCCTGCGCTGTCCCACGGGCGCAATCCAAGCGGTGCCGGGCAATCAGTTTCAGCGAAGAAAGCTCAAGGTAGTGGCATGA